One stretch of Candidatus Eremiobacteraceae bacterium DNA includes these proteins:
- a CDS encoding STAS domain-containing protein yields the protein MQQLEHSAAGRKRGRRRVIPTDQILVGERLDAQSAKRFARSMSRLVESGSRDCIIDLSKTEAVDSSGFGSLIAAVRKIGDIGGVVAIVCSNTTVRRLFEVAGLTRFVPVVPRIEDARLLLSASARAALAS from the coding sequence ATGCAACAACTCGAACATAGCGCAGCTGGTCGTAAACGCGGACGCCGTCGTGTCATTCCGACGGATCAGATCCTCGTCGGCGAGCGCCTCGACGCACAATCGGCAAAACGTTTCGCGCGCTCGATGTCGAGACTCGTCGAATCAGGCTCGCGCGATTGCATCATCGATCTCTCGAAGACCGAAGCGGTCGATTCGTCGGGCTTCGGCTCGCTCATCGCCGCCGTCCGCAAGATCGGCGACATCGGCGGTGTCGTCGCGATCGTCTGCAGCAACACTACCGTCCGCCGGCTATTCGAAGTCGCCGGCCTCACCCGTTTCGTCCCGGTCGTCCCCCGCATCGAAGACGCGCGCCTGCTCCTGAGCGCAAGCGCCCGAGCCGCGCTCGCCTCGTAG
- the sufD gene encoding Fe-S cluster assembly protein SufD — MAQTVSKHTLDRTAIEAASAADKEPAWLLENRLAAFDRFQSLPSPTERSEGWRRTDLSGLAFEFVPPQPASPGWKTLADVDVQHGVVVGQLRVEGLGRFENVVREAWSHVHAGLSIGKYSALAEAAWKIGSFVYVPDGVEVSEPVRLGWMGGPYPRLLVVLGKDARLSLVDTHSDGGLPVPSVVDLIVGDGAHLTYAHVQDDDRRSVSMSHQRARVGRDAKLVMLNFAMGGRVSRADVEVELVGQGAESDMLGLVFGEGDQQFDFHTLQGHRAPDTRSDLLFKSALDDRSHSTYTGTISIGKDAPRSEAYQANRNLLLAEGARADTEPKLEILIDDVARCTHGATIGPVDDEQLFYLRSRGLDTDTASRLIVEGFFQEVFHKVGDERVTAGLAKMVAPHVERLGAH, encoded by the coding sequence GTGGCGCAGACTGTCTCGAAGCATACGCTCGATCGAACGGCGATCGAGGCCGCGTCGGCCGCGGACAAAGAACCTGCGTGGCTGCTCGAAAATCGGCTCGCTGCGTTCGATCGCTTCCAGTCGCTGCCGTCTCCGACGGAGCGCTCCGAAGGTTGGAGGCGTACCGACCTTTCCGGCCTGGCATTTGAATTCGTGCCGCCGCAGCCGGCGAGTCCTGGCTGGAAAACGTTGGCCGATGTCGATGTTCAACATGGCGTTGTCGTTGGACAGCTTCGCGTCGAAGGGCTCGGTCGTTTCGAAAACGTCGTCAGAGAAGCATGGTCGCACGTACACGCCGGTCTGAGCATCGGCAAGTATTCCGCGCTTGCTGAAGCCGCGTGGAAAATCGGCAGTTTCGTATACGTGCCCGATGGCGTCGAGGTCTCGGAGCCCGTGCGACTCGGCTGGATGGGCGGACCGTACCCGCGGCTACTCGTGGTACTGGGCAAGGACGCAAGACTGTCTCTGGTTGACACCCACTCGGACGGGGGTTTGCCCGTGCCTTCGGTCGTCGACTTGATCGTGGGCGATGGGGCTCACCTCACGTACGCACATGTCCAGGACGACGATCGCCGGTCCGTTTCGATGTCGCATCAACGTGCACGTGTCGGGCGCGACGCCAAACTCGTCATGCTGAATTTTGCCATGGGCGGCCGCGTGTCACGCGCTGACGTCGAGGTCGAGCTTGTCGGGCAAGGCGCCGAGAGCGACATGCTCGGGCTCGTGTTCGGCGAAGGCGACCAGCAATTCGATTTCCACACGCTTCAGGGCCACCGGGCGCCGGACACGCGCAGCGATCTGCTCTTCAAGAGCGCGCTCGACGACCGCTCGCATTCGACCTACACCGGCACCATCTCGATCGGCAAAGACGCACCGCGTAGCGAGGCATACCAGGCGAATCGCAATCTTCTCTTGGCCGAAGGCGCGCGCGCCGATACCGAGCCGAAGCTCGAGATCCTCATCGACGACGTCGCGCGCTGCACGCACGGCGCGACGATAGGACCGGTCGATGACGAGCAGCTCTTCTATCTGCGCAGCCGCGGGCTCGACACGGATACCGCGTCGCGCTTGATCGTCGAAGGGTTTTTCCAGGAGGTCTTCCACAAGGTCGGTGACGAGCGAGTGACGGCAGGTCTCGCGAAGATGGTCGCACCGCATGTCGAGCGGCTTGGAGCGCATTGA
- a CDS encoding cupin domain-containing protein: MKKVNTNGLEELTWSSPSGKFAGAGKQVSEALGRDPKSTDPFKCHPFDVEIQRIPPGKLPWPYHSHSHQWEFYHVITGSGYVRDDGGTTPIVQGDAFIFKPGEAHVVGNDGDVDLILYMVADNPFNETCYYPDSGKWALAIPGDTIVRASSPQSLDYYDGEE, translated from the coding sequence ATGAAAAAGGTCAACACGAACGGCCTTGAAGAGCTGACGTGGTCGTCGCCTTCAGGCAAGTTCGCCGGCGCGGGCAAGCAGGTCTCCGAAGCGCTCGGCCGCGATCCGAAATCGACCGATCCCTTCAAGTGCCATCCGTTCGACGTCGAGATCCAGCGCATTCCGCCCGGCAAGCTACCGTGGCCGTATCATTCCCATTCGCACCAATGGGAGTTCTACCACGTGATCACAGGCAGCGGCTACGTGCGCGACGATGGCGGAACCACGCCGATCGTCCAAGGCGATGCATTCATCTTCAAACCGGGAGAGGCGCACGTCGTCGGCAACGATGGCGATGTCGACTTGATCCTCTATATGGTGGCGGACAATCCGTTCAACGAGACGTGCTACTATCCCGATAGCGGCAAGTGGGCACTGGCCATTCCCGGCGACACCATCGTGCGCGCGAGCTCGCCGCAGTCGCTCGACTACTACGACGGCGAAGAGTAA
- the typA gene encoding translational GTPase TypA, translated as MRIRSDIRNIAIVAHVDHGKTTLVDAMLRQAGIFRDPSQAGELIMDVNPIERERGITILAKNTGIDWAGYKINIVDTPGHADFGGEVERVLQMVNGVLLLVDAGEGPLPQTRFVLRKALEQDLPVVCVINKIDRKDARPKEVLDEVLALFIDIGCQDHQLDFPVLYAVGREGTATTDLAVPGTDLKPLMDAILEHVPEPPGDDEGPFQMLVSNIDHNDYVGRIAVGRIFRGKVHPGDAIVRLGHELRTDHRVTKIFEFYGLQRRELSEAKAGDIIALSGVEGVNIAETLADATSPEAVDAVLVDEPTVVVDFVVNASPFAGREGKYLTSRHIKERLERELESNVALRVTPTASPDTFSVSGRGELHLTVLIETMRREGYELAVSKPQVVVVERDGVKMEPVEYVVVDVADEYSGAAIEALGRRRATMLNMLQYGSRRRLEYTMPTRAIFGLRNELMTLTRGTAIINHTYYDHQPLAGDIPHRNVGALVSAETGVATAYALDNLLPRGTFFIFPQTEVYEGMVVGRAKTEDDVLVNVCKAKKLTNMRASGSDDAPNLPPPELMSLERALEFIEDDELMEVTPKSIRLRKRLLTDDARRKRKISTRQRAVL; from the coding sequence ATGCGCATCCGCTCCGATATCCGCAACATCGCGATCGTCGCACACGTCGATCACGGCAAGACGACGCTCGTCGATGCGATGCTGCGGCAAGCCGGCATATTCCGCGACCCGTCGCAGGCGGGCGAGCTCATCATGGATGTCAACCCGATCGAGCGCGAGCGCGGCATCACGATTCTCGCGAAGAACACCGGCATCGATTGGGCCGGCTACAAGATCAATATCGTCGACACGCCCGGGCACGCGGATTTCGGCGGTGAGGTCGAGCGCGTGCTCCAGATGGTCAACGGTGTGCTGCTGCTTGTCGACGCCGGAGAAGGGCCGTTGCCGCAGACGCGCTTCGTCTTGCGCAAGGCGCTCGAGCAAGATCTGCCGGTCGTGTGCGTCATCAACAAGATCGATCGCAAAGACGCGCGGCCCAAAGAAGTCCTCGATGAAGTGTTGGCGCTCTTCATTGACATCGGGTGTCAGGATCATCAGCTCGATTTCCCGGTCTTGTATGCGGTCGGGCGCGAGGGAACCGCGACGACCGACCTCGCTGTTCCCGGCACGGATCTCAAACCGCTGATGGACGCGATCCTCGAGCACGTCCCCGAGCCGCCCGGCGACGACGAGGGCCCGTTCCAGATGCTCGTCTCGAACATCGATCACAACGACTACGTCGGGCGGATCGCCGTCGGCCGCATATTCCGGGGCAAAGTGCACCCTGGCGATGCGATCGTCCGGCTCGGGCACGAGCTGCGGACCGATCATCGCGTCACGAAGATATTCGAATTCTACGGTCTGCAGCGCCGCGAACTGAGCGAAGCGAAAGCCGGCGACATCATCGCGCTTTCGGGAGTCGAAGGCGTCAATATCGCCGAGACGCTCGCGGATGCCACGTCGCCGGAGGCGGTCGACGCGGTGCTCGTCGACGAACCGACGGTCGTCGTCGATTTCGTCGTGAACGCAAGTCCCTTCGCCGGGCGCGAAGGCAAGTATCTGACGAGCCGTCACATCAAGGAACGGCTCGAGCGCGAGCTCGAGAGCAACGTCGCGTTGCGCGTGACGCCGACCGCGTCGCCCGACACGTTCTCCGTGTCCGGACGCGGCGAGCTCCACCTCACCGTGCTCATCGAGACGATGCGGCGCGAAGGCTACGAACTCGCCGTCTCCAAACCGCAAGTCGTCGTCGTCGAGCGAGACGGCGTCAAGATGGAACCGGTCGAGTACGTCGTCGTCGACGTCGCCGACGAGTATTCCGGCGCCGCGATAGAGGCGCTCGGTCGCCGGCGCGCGACGATGCTCAACATGCTCCAGTACGGTTCGCGCCGGCGTCTCGAGTACACGATGCCGACCCGCGCCATCTTCGGCTTGCGCAACGAGCTCATGACGTTGACGCGCGGCACCGCGATCATCAACCACACGTACTACGACCATCAACCGCTCGCGGGCGACATCCCGCACCGTAATGTCGGCGCGCTCGTGAGCGCGGAGACGGGCGTGGCGACGGCCTACGCCCTTGACAACTTGCTCCCGCGCGGTACGTTCTTCATCTTCCCGCAGACCGAGGTCTACGAAGGCATGGTCGTCGGTCGTGCGAAGACGGAGGACGACGTCCTCGTCAACGTCTGCAAGGCCAAGAAGCTGACGAATATGCGCGCGTCAGGCTCGGACGATGCGCCCAATCTGCCGCCGCCTGAGCTCATGTCGCTCGAACGAGCGCTCGAGTTCATCGAAGACGACGAGCTCATGGAAGTGACGCCGAAATCGATCCGTCTGCGCAAGCGCTTGCTGACGGACGACGCGCGTCGCAAGAGAAAGATCTCCACCCGCCAACGCGCAGTCCTCTAG
- a CDS encoding SUF system NifU family Fe-S cluster assembly protein produces the protein MNDFSGMDSLYRDFILDHYRNPRNAGTLEQPDASFEDLNPLCGDKIRMDLRIHDGVVEDVKFKGRGCAISQASASLLTESIKGKRIDEIDAIGKEAVLENLGISISAARLKCALLGLKVLKQALALKYADD, from the coding sequence ATGAACGACTTCTCCGGAATGGACTCGCTTTATCGCGACTTCATCCTCGACCACTATCGCAATCCGCGCAACGCCGGCACGCTCGAACAACCCGATGCCTCGTTCGAGGATCTCAATCCGCTATGCGGCGACAAGATCCGCATGGACTTGCGCATCCACGACGGCGTCGTCGAAGACGTCAAGTTCAAGGGCAGAGGCTGCGCGATCTCGCAGGCGTCGGCATCACTGCTGACGGAGAGCATCAAGGGCAAGAGGATCGACGAGATCGACGCGATCGGCAAAGAGGCCGTGTTGGAGAATCTCGGGATTTCGATTTCAGCCGCGCGGCTGAAATGTGCGCTCCTGGGGCTCAAGGTCCTCAAGCAAGCGCTCGCGCTCAAATACGCCGACGACTAA
- a CDS encoding cysteine desulfurase, translated as MALAPSSTPTLTQTDVARIRSEFPILKERPHGKPLVFLDSAASSQKPIQVIDAMDDYYRRYHANIHRGVYHISELATEAYEEARRKIARFIGAREVEECIYVRNATEGINLVAYSWGRTNIRRGDAIVVTEMEHHSNLVPWQILAQQTGATLRFVRVTDDGLLDLRDLDRLLDGAKLFAFTAVSNTLGTVNDVAFLSARARAAGAVSVVDACQAVPRMPVDVAAWGSDFVAFSAHKMLGPTGVGILWGRRELLEAMPPFMAGGGMIGVVRLESSTYAGIPARFEAGTPAIAEAVGFGAAVDYLTAIGMDRIHRYELELAEYALKRLRDVSNVKLYGPGMEHRTGVISLTVGDIHAHDLATILDSEGICVRAGHHCNQPLMERLDVPATARASFYLYNTPAEVDALIAGIEKAKAIFKIA; from the coding sequence GTGGCGTTGGCACCTTCCTCGACACCGACGCTGACGCAGACCGACGTCGCGCGCATCCGCTCCGAGTTCCCCATCCTCAAAGAGCGCCCGCACGGCAAGCCGCTCGTCTTCCTCGATAGCGCTGCTTCGTCGCAAAAGCCCATCCAAGTCATCGACGCGATGGACGACTACTATCGGCGCTATCACGCGAACATCCATCGCGGAGTCTACCATATCAGCGAGCTCGCGACCGAAGCGTACGAAGAGGCGCGTCGGAAGATCGCACGCTTCATCGGCGCGCGCGAGGTCGAGGAATGCATCTACGTCCGCAACGCGACCGAGGGCATCAACCTCGTCGCGTACTCATGGGGCCGGACGAATATCCGTCGCGGCGATGCGATCGTCGTCACGGAGATGGAGCATCACTCCAATCTCGTGCCCTGGCAGATACTTGCGCAGCAAACGGGTGCGACGCTCCGCTTCGTCCGCGTGACGGACGACGGATTGCTCGATCTGCGCGATCTCGACCGGCTGCTCGACGGTGCGAAACTCTTCGCGTTCACGGCGGTGAGCAATACGCTTGGGACGGTCAACGATGTCGCGTTCCTGTCTGCGCGCGCGCGCGCGGCCGGAGCGGTCAGCGTCGTCGATGCGTGCCAAGCGGTGCCGCGCATGCCCGTCGACGTCGCCGCTTGGGGGAGCGATTTCGTCGCGTTCTCCGCGCACAAGATGCTCGGGCCGACGGGTGTCGGCATCCTCTGGGGCCGCCGCGAGCTGCTCGAAGCGATGCCGCCGTTCATGGCGGGCGGCGGTATGATCGGCGTCGTGCGCCTCGAGTCGTCGACGTACGCAGGCATTCCCGCGCGGTTCGAAGCCGGCACGCCGGCCATCGCAGAAGCGGTGGGCTTCGGCGCAGCCGTCGACTACTTGACGGCGATCGGTATGGACCGCATCCATCGCTACGAGCTGGAGTTGGCCGAATACGCGCTCAAGCGCTTGCGCGACGTGTCGAACGTCAAACTGTACGGGCCGGGCATGGAGCACCGCACCGGAGTCATTTCGCTGACGGTCGGCGACATCCACGCGCACGACCTCGCGACGATCCTCGACAGCGAAGGCATCTGCGTCCGCGCCGGTCACCACTGCAACCAGCCGCTCATGGAACGGCTCGACGTGCCGGCGACGGCGCGCGCCTCGTTCTACCTCTACAACACGCCGGCCGAAGTCGACGCGCTCATCGCGGGGATCGAGAAGGCGAAGGCGATCTTCAAGATCGCATGA
- a CDS encoding VOC family protein, which produces MPVHPIHHLQIGTDAFNVAKKFYGALLPALGFDSVFEKDDSFGYQREGFEIIIVKAKSTADDLWEPERRVGFDHLALNADSRAKVDECAKLLDELGAEIDDEPAVVPEYGEDYYALWVRDPSGLRIEVVYQGA; this is translated from the coding sequence ATGCCAGTCCATCCGATCCACCATCTGCAGATAGGCACCGACGCGTTCAACGTCGCGAAGAAGTTCTACGGCGCGCTTCTGCCCGCACTGGGCTTCGACTCGGTGTTCGAGAAAGACGACAGCTTCGGCTATCAGCGCGAAGGCTTCGAGATCATCATCGTCAAGGCCAAGAGCACGGCCGACGATCTTTGGGAGCCGGAGCGGCGCGTCGGCTTCGACCACCTCGCGCTCAACGCCGATTCGCGCGCGAAAGTCGACGAATGTGCCAAGCTGCTCGACGAGCTCGGTGCGGAGATCGACGACGAGCCCGCCGTCGTGCCGGAGTACGGCGAAGACTACTATGCCTTATGGGTGCGCGATCCGAGCGGCTTGCGCATCGAGGTGGTCTACCAAGGCGCGTAA
- a CDS encoding phosphatase PAP2 family protein: MHQRLPMTIERYAHSLWPNHLLDAIGAGAAQYGLYLCLALFCVAWFRSRPRGAVIPFIVCAALAAGLVYVAGLVHEEPRPFVVLGVAPLIPHGTDNAFPSDHSAAAAYAATLALFVDPPVGAAAWLVTVALGAGRVYCLLHTPLDVVAGWVIGGVPAAVAVIWWRRVRR, encoded by the coding sequence GTGCACCAACGACTGCCGATGACGATCGAGCGATACGCACACTCGTTGTGGCCGAATCACTTGCTCGACGCGATCGGCGCAGGTGCAGCGCAGTACGGCCTATATCTTTGTCTCGCGCTTTTCTGCGTCGCATGGTTTCGGTCGCGTCCGCGCGGTGCCGTGATACCGTTTATCGTCTGCGCCGCGCTGGCCGCCGGTCTGGTCTACGTCGCAGGCCTCGTGCACGAAGAGCCGAGGCCGTTCGTCGTGCTCGGGGTGGCGCCGCTGATACCGCATGGAACGGACAACGCGTTCCCATCGGACCACTCAGCAGCGGCCGCGTACGCAGCGACGCTTGCCCTGTTCGTGGATCCGCCGGTGGGAGCTGCCGCGTGGCTGGTGACCGTCGCGCTCGGAGCGGGCCGCGTCTATTGCCTGCTCCACACGCCGCTCGACGTCGTCGCCGGCTGGGTGATCGGCGGTGTACCTGCCGCTGTCGCAGTGATCTGGTGGAGGCGAGTCCGACGATAG
- a CDS encoding methanogen output domain 1-containing protein yields the protein MLESLKRRGGSTAAELAAEHGLTVNGVRQHLSRLESEGLIAEGQTRRGRTKPSVVYSVTHAGERLFPQRYDVLLNAVLHELQLEDGNDRITALFKRIGERSARKYAGRFEGKALPERVDEVTKILREQGVVADCTQEEGGYVIREHNCPFKETAGAHPQVCTVVHTLMSEVLPAKAEQRSSIAKGDAVCEFHIPSGNDASGESYGLS from the coding sequence GTGCTAGAATCGCTCAAACGACGGGGCGGATCGACTGCCGCCGAGCTCGCTGCCGAGCACGGCTTGACCGTCAATGGCGTCCGCCAGCACCTGAGCCGTCTCGAGAGCGAGGGCCTGATCGCGGAAGGCCAGACGCGGCGCGGCCGAACGAAACCGAGCGTCGTCTATTCCGTGACGCACGCCGGTGAGCGCCTCTTCCCGCAGCGCTACGACGTTCTCCTGAACGCCGTTCTTCACGAGCTCCAGCTCGAGGACGGGAACGATCGGATCACCGCGCTCTTCAAACGTATCGGCGAACGCTCGGCACGGAAATACGCCGGACGATTCGAAGGCAAAGCGTTACCCGAGCGCGTCGATGAAGTGACGAAGATATTGCGCGAGCAAGGCGTCGTGGCGGATTGCACGCAGGAAGAAGGCGGTTACGTCATCCGCGAGCACAATTGCCCGTTCAAAGAGACTGCCGGCGCGCACCCGCAAGTGTGCACGGTCGTCCACACGCTCATGAGCGAAGTGCTGCCGGCGAAGGCGGAGCAGCGCAGCTCGATCGCCAAAGGCGACGCCGTCTGCGAGTTCCACATACCTTCAGGCAACGACGCATCCGGAGAATCATATGGACTTTCCTAA
- a CDS encoding non-heme iron oxygenase ferredoxin subunit, which yields MAELVAVARVEDVPVGTVKVVEAGGRRIALCNYDGKFYAIDDECTHDRGPLDQGELIGQEIECPRHGARFDVTTGRPTRLPAVRPVRSYKVSVADDGSISVEV from the coding sequence GTGGCCGAACTCGTCGCGGTCGCCCGCGTTGAAGACGTGCCCGTCGGCACGGTGAAAGTCGTCGAAGCCGGCGGCCGCCGCATCGCTTTGTGCAACTACGACGGCAAGTTCTATGCGATCGACGACGAGTGCACCCACGACCGCGGTCCGCTCGACCAGGGCGAGCTCATCGGTCAAGAGATCGAATGTCCGCGCCACGGTGCGCGCTTCGACGTGACGACCGGTAGGCCGACTCGCCTACCAGCGGTTCGGCCCGTGCGTTCTTATAAGGTTTCCGTTGCGGACGACGGCTCGATCTCGGTGGAGGTCTGA
- the sufC gene encoding Fe-S cluster assembly ATPase SufC, which yields MADLILELKDLHVSVGETEIIRGIDLTIERGSVHALMGPNGSGKSSLSLALMGHPKYRITRGVARFEGRDILEMSPDARSLAGMFLCFQYPSSVPGVSVANFMRNTLMARHKGAAPLTPAKFKSLLDDATKRLKMDPAVLGRYVNDGFSGGEKKRLEMMQMLVLKPTLAILDETDSGLDIDALKVIAAGIEAYRSPEHAVLLITHYQRILNYVKPDVVHVLVKGQIVQEGGFELAERLESGGYDPFTKDLVGA from the coding sequence ATGGCAGACCTGATCCTCGAGCTCAAAGACCTTCACGTGAGCGTCGGCGAGACGGAAATCATCCGCGGCATCGACCTGACGATCGAGCGTGGGTCCGTCCATGCGCTCATGGGCCCGAATGGGTCCGGCAAGAGCTCGCTTTCTCTGGCGCTCATGGGGCATCCGAAGTACCGCATCACGCGCGGCGTCGCGCGCTTCGAAGGTCGCGACATCCTGGAGATGTCGCCCGACGCGCGGTCGCTCGCCGGCATGTTCCTGTGCTTCCAGTATCCCTCGTCCGTTCCGGGAGTCAGCGTCGCGAACTTCATGCGCAACACGCTCATGGCGCGCCACAAAGGCGCGGCGCCGCTGACGCCGGCGAAATTCAAATCGCTGCTCGACGACGCGACGAAGCGCCTCAAGATGGATCCGGCCGTGCTCGGCCGCTACGTCAACGACGGTTTCTCCGGAGGCGAGAAGAAGCGGCTCGAGATGATGCAGATGCTCGTCCTCAAGCCGACGCTCGCGATCCTCGACGAGACCGATTCCGGTCTCGACATCGACGCGCTCAAGGTCATCGCTGCGGGCATCGAGGCATATCGTTCGCCCGAGCATGCGGTGTTGCTCATCACCCACTACCAGCGCATCCTCAACTACGTCAAGCCGGACGTCGTGCACGTCCTCGTCAAGGGTCAGATCGTCCAAGAGGGCGGCTTCGAGCTTGCAGAGCGGCTCGAAAGCGGCGGATACGACCCGTTCACCAAAGATCTCGTGGGGGCCTAA
- a CDS encoding iron-sulfur cluster assembly scaffold protein encodes MDFPKFQELVTNRAGFAQMPDPTATGEYFSDSCGDMYTFYLKIDPPGHIKDISYFTTGCGFGVATAAIVTELAKGKTVDEAASITEADIEGYLGGYPERKKDYPTRVLEALHVAIDNYRKAAAPTTAAESFAKLD; translated from the coding sequence ATGGACTTTCCTAAATTCCAAGAGCTCGTCACGAACCGCGCCGGCTTCGCGCAGATGCCCGATCCGACGGCCACGGGCGAGTACTTCTCCGACTCATGCGGCGACATGTACACGTTCTATCTCAAGATCGATCCGCCCGGTCATATCAAAGACATCTCGTACTTCACGACCGGTTGCGGGTTTGGCGTCGCCACGGCTGCGATCGTCACGGAGTTAGCGAAGGGCAAGACGGTCGACGAAGCCGCTTCGATCACCGAGGCCGATATAGAAGGCTATCTCGGAGGATACCCGGAGCGCAAGAAAGACTATCCGACGCGCGTTTTGGAAGCGCTGCACGTCGCGATTGATAACTATCGCAAGGCCGCTGCTCCGACGACTGCGGCAGAAAGTTTCGCCAAGCTCGACTAG
- the sufB gene encoding Fe-S cluster assembly protein SufB — protein sequence MAIKQTELVDKDYRYGFHDQTASYAFKARKGIDHDIVEQISVMKNEPQWMREFRHKSLDIFFAKQMPPWANLDLLGEIHFDDIFYYMRASDVEGKTWEEVPEDIKRTFDRLGIPEAERKFLGGVTAQYDSEVVYHSIRKDLEEQGVFFSDMDTGLREHEDIVREHFATVIPPADNKFSALNSAVWSGGSFIWVPPGVHVSVPLQAYFRINAESMGQFERTLIIAEPGSFVHYIEGCTAPTYSSNSLHSAVVELIAKEGAHIRYTTIQNWYKNIFNLVTKRALAQKNAHVEWVDGNIGSKLTMKYPSVYLMGEGAKGEVLSIAYAANGQHQDAGSKMVHAAPDTTSIITSKSVSKGGGRTTYRGLVKVYEGCHGVKSNVRCDALLMDAESRSDTYPTMEIDEKDVRIEHEATVSKVGEEQLFYVMSRGLTEVEATTMIVNGFFEPFVKELPMEYAVELNRLIALEMEGSVG from the coding sequence ATGGCCATCAAGCAGACGGAACTCGTCGACAAAGACTACCGCTACGGGTTCCACGACCAAACAGCGAGCTACGCGTTCAAGGCGCGCAAGGGCATCGATCACGACATCGTCGAGCAGATCTCGGTGATGAAGAACGAGCCGCAGTGGATGCGCGAGTTCCGCCACAAGTCGCTCGATATCTTCTTCGCGAAGCAAATGCCACCGTGGGCGAATCTCGACTTGCTCGGCGAGATCCACTTCGATGACATCTTCTATTATATGCGCGCGTCCGACGTCGAGGGCAAGACGTGGGAAGAAGTTCCCGAGGACATCAAGCGGACGTTCGACCGTCTCGGCATCCCTGAAGCCGAGCGCAAGTTCTTGGGGGGCGTCACCGCGCAGTACGACTCGGAAGTCGTCTACCACTCGATCCGCAAGGACCTCGAAGAGCAAGGCGTGTTCTTCTCCGATATGGACACCGGTTTGCGAGAGCATGAAGACATCGTCCGCGAGCACTTCGCGACGGTCATCCCGCCTGCGGACAACAAGTTTTCGGCGCTCAACTCAGCGGTGTGGTCGGGCGGCTCGTTCATCTGGGTGCCTCCGGGCGTCCACGTGTCGGTGCCGCTCCAGGCGTACTTCCGCATCAACGCCGAGAGTATGGGCCAGTTCGAGCGGACGCTCATCATCGCCGAGCCCGGCTCGTTCGTCCACTACATCGAAGGGTGCACGGCGCCGACGTATTCGAGCAACTCGCTGCACTCGGCGGTCGTCGAGCTCATCGCCAAGGAAGGCGCGCACATCCGCTACACGACGATCCAGAACTGGTACAAGAACATCTTCAACCTCGTGACGAAGCGCGCGCTCGCGCAGAAGAACGCGCACGTCGAATGGGTCGACGGCAACATCGGCTCGAAGCTGACGATGAAGTACCCATCGGTCTACCTCATGGGAGAAGGCGCGAAGGGCGAAGTCCTTTCGATCGCTTACGCGGCGAACGGTCAGCATCAGGACGCCGGCTCGAAGATGGTACACGCAGCGCCTGACACGACGTCGATCATCACGAGCAAGTCGGTGAGCAAGGGCGGCGGCCGCACGACGTACCGCGGTCTCGTAAAGGTCTATGAAGGCTGCCACGGCGTCAAGTCCAACGTGCGCTGCGACGCACTCCTCATGGACGCGGAGTCGCGCTCGGACACGTATCCGACGATGGAGATCGACGAGAAGGACGTTCGCATCGAGCATGAGGCGACCGTCTCGAAAGTCGGCGAGGAGCAGCTCTTCTACGTCATGAGCCGCGGTCTCACCGAAGTCGAGGCGACGACGATGATCGTCAACGGTTTCTTCGAGCCGTTCGTCAAGGAATTGCCGATGGAGTACGCGGTCGAGCTCAACCGGCTCATCGCGCTCGAAATGGAAGGCTCGGTCGGTTAG